The genomic DNA tcagtgttttttctttcacgTTGGACTCGTGAGTTTtctgtcagactttttttttcctctcagctctctgACGTAATCTCTCCTCCCCCCACGAGCTCCCGGtttcacccccacccccccaaaaaaaacactccctGTTCTCATGCCTcacgtgcagacacacacacacacacacacacacacacacacacacacacacacacacacacagtctgctgaCATAAATCAAGGCCTTTCTGAGGTTTGTTGGTGATTATTACGGTGCTGTTTACttttgagcacacacacacacacacacacacacacacacacacacacacacacacacacacacacacatctgttccACATTGAGATATTAATACATGAGTGTAATGTGCTGAGGCCCTCACAGGGAgttcatgtgtctgtctgtgtacattTTGTTCCATGTGGTCTTctcctggaggaggaggaggacgaggagggggTTCAGTTCTCAGTCAACACCCAGGACAGGACTCCTCCACGTGGCACTGCTTCCCCCCCGTTTCTCACTCTTTTTCACATGGCCCGACACGAGCCGCTCAACTGTAAAGGCTGAACTCTGCCTGACGCGCGGCGTCGTGCCACGTAACGTAAGCTCCAGGCAGCAGAGAGGGCtcagctttgtctttgttttgttagcAGAGTTCGCCTTTTATTTACTGTTCCGCCAGCTCAGTAGGACACTGGGTTAGtgtcactgtaaacacaaacatgcacaggcATGGTCGCAGCTCGCTGTCAGCACCATCTGCTGGTGGCACAGAGCACTGCAGCCCTGCACATGTGTATTTgtcatgattacattacttatgatcaaaaactagcttCTGCAAGGCGTCCTCTTTCCGCCTCTGTCGTTGTGagtgcccagctcctgttctggcacgacacaatCTGAGGTCCAGTGTGATTTTTCTGAGGATACAAGTTTGATATCCATCATTAAGAAACAGCGGTTCGCACTGTGGACTTGAAACAAGAAGGTTCTTGGTTCGAACCTCAGTTCCGGTCTTTCCCTGTGGtccttcctcccacagtccaaagacgtgcacTCATCAGGTTATCagttgtctgtaggtgtgaatggtcgcccaaagtcagctgggatagactccaacCAAGAGCACTGAGGACAAGCTGCTACAGAACCGGAGTTCTGAGAACAAGAATCAATTAGTTCTTGTAGTTCATCGGTCATCAGCAGCTCGTGGAGgttacagttaaaaaaatagCTCCGTCATATCAGAGCACAAAGACAGGATACGTATATTTTACGTCTACAAATCtgctcagacagaaaacatgctCCATATCACACCAGAACTTTCCTCAGTATCAAAGTAATCCAGTGCAAACAAGCTGGACCTCACAGCGAACTCACTGACTTCCATGGCAACACGACACTTCATGTTTATATCCTCCTAAATTTAGAGAGTCCACCAAATAAGACAAAGAGCGGAGTAATGACAGAATGTGTTCTGACCTGCTTTAACAACTCTCTTCGACCTCCATCAGATCTCCCTGGAGACGGAGCGCCTCGGCCCTCGTCGCGTGGAGAGTCTGAGGAAAGAGGACGAGGAGTGGCAGAAGAAGGCCCACGCCGCCGTCCTCTCCATACAGGACCTGACCGTCAAGTTCTTTGAAACCACGACCCGAGCGCAGAAAGGTAAACACCTAAAGGAGGCATTTCCTGTCTCCGCATGGGGATTTGTTTTTCTCGCCGTGACCTTTGAACCTTTGTGCTGCGTGTTTACTAACGCTGCacgtgggggggggggcggtttttaaaaaagcagcattcCTCGTGTCCGAACGCTCGCATACCAAAGTCTCCCCTTCCTCCAGAAGTATTTTAATCCTCCAAACATCTCAGCTATGAACCGCCGGGTAATACATCAACTGAGCTGTGCAGAAGAATCTTCACTTTGGAGAAACTGTGGCAGCTCTGGTCCTTGTCTGACAATCACATGTATGTTGTCGTTGCAGCTTTGTACGAGCGGATGCGCGCCGACCAGAGGAAGTTCGGCAAGTCGGCGTGGGCAGCGGCGGTCGAACGCATGGAGCGTCTGCAGTACGCCGTTTCCAAAGAAACTCTGCAGCTCATGAGAGCCAAAGAAATCTGCCTGGAACAGAGGAAACACGGCCTGAAGGAGGAGGTAACGCAACACACACCGATTCATCACAGACGCAGgccgaggtgtgtgtgtgtgtgttctcgcGTTAAAGAGCGAGACACGTAAACACTCGGTTATAGACgagttcagagagagagaatggctGTTTGAAAAATGATCTCATGGCTCAGACATCCTGTAACGGAGTGAGTAACATCCTGATGTGGAAGACTGGAAATGACTCACTGGGACTGACTGTCGGGGTCAGACGCTGGTTCTACATGTTTATAAAAACAGGAAGCACCGTGAGGCACAAACCTGTCAGATCATCACAcggctctttgtgtttgtgtgtccagatGCAGAGTCTGCAAGGTGGAGAGGACGCCATGCTGCGTCTGGACCAGCTGGAGGCGCTGTACTacgagctgcagctgcagctgtatGACATCCAGGCGGAGGTGCTGCGCTGTGAAGAGCTGCTGCTCACCGCTCAGCTGCAGAGTTTACGGAGGCAAATGACAGGTGAGGGCAAGAAGCGACAAGCCTTCGATTACCTGTGTGGCGGTTTGCTGCCGTTTGATTTCAATCGATCCGTTCTGATGTTCCTCAGAGCGCCAGGATGAAGTCGTGTACTACGATGCCTTCGAGAGCCCTGACGCCATGAAGGGCGAAGAAGATCCGGCGAGCCCGCCGTCGCCCCTCAGAGACGAAGAGCTCAGCGTCTTACAGCAGAGGACGCGGCAGCTCGAGGCTCGCAGGGGACGCATCACCGCCAAGAAAGTCTACCTCAAAAACAAGAAGGTAAACGCAGAGAGGACGCCCAGGTTCAAGTCGAGACGTCTCTGTAGAGTCTTTTTGTCCATTcacgtgttttctttttttgtctttaacagGAAATCTGTATCGTCAATCACAACCAGAAGATCGAACAGCGACAAGATGGTGACAGCAGCTCCCTGCAGACGCCACTGCAGGTGAGATCAGAGTCTGTTCCCGATGATGTACATCAGTGTTTGTTACCTGTTCGGTACAATCGATCAATTTTCTTCGTCGTCTCGTGTGCAGGGAGACGCTGAGGAAGACGATGAAGCCAAGAGAAATGCCAGAGTGAGTCAGGAGAGGCAGCGGACTCTGGACCGACTCCGCAGCCTCAAACAGGTGAGAACTGAAACGTCTCCTCTTGTCtcgacctttgacctttcctTGTGTCTGACCTCCTTTTTTGTCATCGCAGCGTTATCCAGGTCAGGTGACTCTGAAGTCGAGCCGTCTGCGTCTGAGTCAGCCTCACGGCCGGAGGAGAACCGGCCAGCAGCCGAGCACTCAGGCGGCCAGCGTTCAGACAGACGTCATCTCCGACCTCCCAGAACTCTCCGCTCCTCCTCCGCCCGACGCCTGCGGCTGCGACAGCATGTCTTTACCCACAGTCGACCTCCAAACTCTCGACTCCTCACCTCCTTTCCTCTCGCTGCCTCCCCTCTCAACCTCCccatctgtcctctctctgggtcctcctccgcctcctcctccacctccaccgcctcctccaccgcctcctccctcagaggaccagcagcagcagcagcagcagcagggggagGCGAGGGTGACGGGAAGCCCAGTGAGGCACCTCACCCACGAGCCTGAATCCTCGTCTCTGCCCCTGGCTCCGTTCTCGCCTCGATTCTTCGACAGCAGTCAGCTGCTGACGGCGAGGAAGAAGCTGAGGAAGACGGCCTCGCTGGATTTGTCGCagtggaggaggggtgagaCGGCTTCACAATAAGAGCTCAGTTCaaagcttttaatgtgaaggatTGTTGTCAGTCTTATATCTGACTTGTTAAACCCTTGTTGTCTCTGTCCGTCTGCAGCGAGCTCCCCCATGGACGAGGTGCTGGCCTCCCTCAAACGCGGCAGCTTCCACCTGAGAAAGGCCGAGCTGCGAGTCCTCGCCCCGGACCCGGACGACGACAGCAACAACATCCTGGCTCAGATCAGGCAGGGCGTCCGGCTGAAGAAGGTCCGGACCCGGCCGGAGCAGCAGCGCCACACCAAGAGCTTCCCCCACTCTGCCGACGCTCTGACCCGCAGCATCCACGAGGCTCTGCGGAGGATAAAGGAGGCTTCACCCGAGTCCGAGTCCGAGGACGAAGGCCTCCCGTGCACTGACTGGGAGAACtagtttgtcttattttttgtttttttaacttgtgGAGCCAAAACGGCGGCTCAGACGGACAGATCACCTCGAGAAACCTCGGTGcaatttgaacaaaaaaaactttttatatccGAAAACCGCTCAGAAGTATTTTTCATACTTCTGCATGTTTGTAAAGACGGACCActaatttagtttgtttttttacgtttgctgttgctgtggcaTTCTTGGCGAGGAAACAACCTCTAACCTCTCATTACGTCGGTCTACATGAGTCGTACTGTAGCTTGCTGTGATGGGTTTGTTTtaggaatattttgtttttacgtAGCTCTCGAGTCCACCGGGCACggagtcagtgtttcaaacccTATCAGAAGTCAGACAGAcgcagaaacaacaaaacaaatatataaagataaagTCTGGCAGGAAAACGCTCCtgatggggtttgaagttgtgCGGCCGCGACACGACGGAGACGTGTCCGGTTGGGTTTACGTTTACTGGAAACGTTTGCTGTacacttttacaaacaaaaaaactaaatgtagttttaatgtaACGACACGGTTCGAATCCAGCGGGCACGAACGTGACGGAGCTGATCGCAGCAGCTCAGGTCGACGGTTCAAACCCCACCGGAAGCGGCGCGGTCGATCGAGCGGCGTCCGCTCGGCTCGTGGAAAACGCGTGGCCGACGCCGCGAGCAGCCGGAGCTGGCAGGacgtcagacacagaaacagcatgaagaaaaaaaaactcataaaaACAGTCAATGAAGTAAATCAAGGAAATCTGAACAAAGTTTGACCCTGAGGTCTGAAGTCGTGACGTGGCCCGGTGCGTTTACTGTTAACGTGTGCTGTAACACGTGACAACCTTTCTGTACTGTAAACTTTTAGTACACAAACACGCCTGAACACGTACGTACATCCAGGATAGGACAGCTTCCACTTCCTTTAAGGAGAAAGCCTGACTTCAGATTTAGGCTGTGTCACgttagaaatataaaaaaaatagaaacacagatgattgaagaggaggaaggatgtCCGGGTCGATTGTTTTCAAAGAGGGGAAAAGCTGCATCAGGTCAAGTTTAATCTGGTTTGTGTACGATGGTTTAAGAAGGAGAGAGCGAGCAGTGGTCGAGTGCCTCGATGACGTCGGTTAATCTGTGATTGTTTCACAGCCGGTGACCTTCGACACAAACAGACCTGATCCTGTCTGTCGTCTGGTTTGACCCTCGTGACGTCGCGGTCGCGGAGGAAACAAAAGGCACTTTAAGACTCTTTGCATTTACATTCAGCGTGACTTCACACTTCACTCAGACGTCAGTCATGAATTAACATCCAGAGACGACGTAGATCAAAAAGAGGCGCTCCTTTATAAACTGCAGAACTTCTCAGCATGAAGCTGATTCGGCATACTTTTCAAATGGTGCCAaaagcatgatgggaaatgtagtttgaAAAACCTGGAGCTGGTGA from Larimichthys crocea isolate SSNF chromosome IX, L_crocea_2.0, whole genome shotgun sequence includes the following:
- the jmy gene encoding junction-mediating and -regulatory protein → MSFTMEDNLESEWVSVRPKVFDEKERHKFVFIVAWNDVEGKFAITCHNRTVQRRSAFLDPAAAPAASAATAENTKTKKDEAKVRPHSVPKGKPATKPLKVGGSKTTDALASCWDVVTPNIEILDPAVDVPLSPDELPDSPGDGESNGREDFSWAGLFSFQDLRAAHLQLCAVNSDLEPCLPSFPEEQSGVWTVLFGAPGVSQRETDALCYQLQVYLGHALDTCGWKILSQVLFSEGDDTEEYYESLSELRQKGYEDSLERAKRRMQEVLDKHKAMDSMVELLQVYPEEDDAYGELLEATTQLYHYLLQPFRDMRELAMLRRQQIKISLETERLGPRRVESLRKEDEEWQKKAHAAVLSIQDLTVKFFETTTRAQKALYERMRADQRKFGKSAWAAAVERMERLQYAVSKETLQLMRAKEICLEQRKHGLKEEMQSLQGGEDAMLRLDQLEALYYELQLQLYDIQAEVLRCEELLLTAQLQSLRRQMTERQDEVVYYDAFESPDAMKGEEDPASPPSPLRDEELSVLQQRTRQLEARRGRITAKKVYLKNKKEICIVNHNQKIEQRQDGDSSSLQTPLQGDAEEDDEAKRNARVSQERQRTLDRLRSLKQRYPGQVTLKSSRLRLSQPHGRRRTGQQPSTQAASVQTDVISDLPELSAPPPPDACGCDSMSLPTVDLQTLDSSPPFLSLPPLSTSPSVLSLGPPPPPPPPPPPPPPPPPSEDQQQQQQQQGEARVTGSPVRHLTHEPESSSLPLAPFSPRFFDSSQLLTARKKLRKTASLDLSQWRRASSPMDEVLASLKRGSFHLRKAELRVLAPDPDDDSNNILAQIRQGVRLKKVRTRPEQQRHTKSFPHSADALTRSIHEALRRIKEASPESESEDEGLPCTDWEN